The Gloeocapsa sp. DLM2.Bin57 DNA window TAACCGCGAGAAGCCTCAAGCTTTATTTTCTCAAATAAGCGTGAGATGAATCGCGTCCTTATTTTATTTCATCTTGATTCTGTATATAAGTTTTAAGGGTTGAAATAGTAACACCACCACAACTAGCCACAAAATATGAACCATTCCAAAATAC harbors:
- a CDS encoding IS200/IS605 family transposase; protein product: VFWNGSYFVASCGGVTISTLKTYIQNQDEIK